The genomic window acatctgaAAAAACAAATACGGTTAAGAATATGTTAgatttttggattcaaattcggttagatttttattcatttgttttcaaatttgaattcgaatccaaatgtGTGACCATCTAAAAAAACGAACATGGTTAGAAATATgtctgattcaaatctgatccattgacatccataCACAAACAACATAATTTTGATCTTCAAATGCTTTATGGCACAAGTGCTTTTGTGATTTCCCAAACAGTGTGCTTTGGTTCAACAACGTTAAACAGCTCTAGAACATGAAGGAGCCCAGCGGGCCCTTCCtcttctgaaaattttgaagttaaaTGTGTTTTCATAAAGTACCTGGTAGATTCCTTCCCTGAAATTTTGATAAAGCAACAGTATCTTCggctaaaattttgattaaaaaaatactcCCCACATAATTTTCAAACTCCGAGCCCATGGTCTAAAGAGTTTAAGGATATATAAGCATCGATCTTCCTCGAAAAACTTAGATTTATAACCAGCCTCAAGCCCGTTTCACAAAGCTGATCCAGTCATCTAGTCTAATGAGTCCTAACCCGCTAAATATATAGCTTGCTCCAATTCCAGGCCTATAGAAGCCATGCCATGAATCAAGAGATCTGCAATTAATGGTTCCATATGTGACGACCAATCCTTTTTAGATCTTAACTATAATACtaattcaaattcattctcacgTAGGCCGCAGCCTGCTTAAATACAAACTCAACAGATACAAAGGGACCAAGGGTTGCGCCCTGATTTGTGGCAACTCCTAGGGTTGAAatgtaaatgaagaaacaaattaGTTGCCATTTGATCATTGAGACTACGAGATCATGGCATCTGAAAACATACCTTAGGCATGTGAACAATGTCGTCCATGTTTGACCCCACATTTTTCGAAACCTCCGTGAAGCACTTCAACCAATAGACATTGGCCTATACCAGGGTGggcatattttaatttttttattgaaaaaattttaaaagttaatttcaagtaattgaaattttaaaaatcacttCTCTGAGGTCATATCATCCCAATATCATTTCAGCCAGGCTGTCGGTAGGGTGCGGATCAGCCAATCATTTTCATATTCCTGTCCTCCAAAGTCATCGTCAAAGGAGATTTCTTTGCACCACCAATTTGCTTTCTACCAAAATGTACACTTGAAGTCTGAACTGGTCTAATCACCTGGAAGTTCTTTGTTAAACAAGTGCTACAAAATATCCATAAAATGctactcacacacacacatacagagagagagagagagagagagagagagagagagagagagagagagagagagagagcaagaatTCCATAAATCTGAAGCCATGCGGTTTCTCGTACGAGGCATTGGAATGTACAATTTACACCAACAGATTATATAACGTCTGAAAATTTATACCATCTGAAAACAGGTTATCTCAGATAACTTGATTTTAGCATGGATGACAAAGAATCACCCTGAGAAGCAACTAGAGAGACACAATTTGGAGGTGATCAATATAAAAGATGGACGACCATCTGTCAAAGATGGAGAAATTTTCACAATAGCGCATGATTCATATGCACAGAAGCCCGACAAAAGACATCTGTAAGTTTGTAACTATATAGTCTAAACTCTAAAGTGATAAGAATGAGGCTtatcaacatatatatgtagTGTTAGTACTTCTCAGGGACAACGAGTAAAATAGGGATCGATCAGCCACCTTCGACTTAACTTCATGAACAACATAGGTCCTGCAGATTACAAACGTTAACAGAATGACAACACAATGCAGAGGGGAAGCTAGACCTGTACCTCCTTCTGAACATGACAACTATGGATGACCTGCAGTAACAATcgaaacaaaaagagaaaagttttaaCTCAACCGAGAATGGATGATACGACAGGCTCCCTAGATGTCTTAGCCTGCATGATACTGCatgaaagaaaaactgaagGTCAAGTCACCAACTTGAGTAATGATGCATCTCATAGAACACAACAAGAAAGGCAGTCCAACTACTTCAGGAAAATGGAAGAAGCCAATGGTTTTGGCATGAAGCAGTAGTTACAAGCTTAGCTTTCAAATGAAATTGTCTAGTTGAAAATTTCTAGCTCAGCTGCATGACACTGGTTGCATTTCCAGTTCCCTTCAATATCCCCGTAGATAAAAAGTAGAAACTATATCAACGATCAAAAAAATTGGCTGCACTACATAGCATTAGTCATATCCGCATGATTGAATTCTCAGACTCAGATTAACCAGATTCTGACCAATGGGTACCCCAATACCGATGAGTCATGTCTTACCCCTCTTTTATACTAGGCTTCCTCACAGGAAAAGCAAATTGAAAATATGCAGAATATATCAACATTTTTGTCATGGAGAAGATGCCACCAATGCTACAAGAAATACATCAACATATTGCATCGAGCACTACGCCTAGAGATTTTTCCTCTAATCAAGAATCTTCACTTAAGATGATAATTCATGCTTTATGGATTTAGATTGAAGTCTGTGTGTATATGTGCAGGTGGTTACGTGTAGACTAAAGTTAAAGCTTTGTATCACCACAATAATAATCAAAACACACACAAATGCAATGCTACTTTGAAAATGAATAGTTACCTTTCTGGTTAtagttttaaaagataaaaacaagCCAAATACAGGTATCAAAAAAGTGTTGGCATTTTTTTCCTGTAATTACAATAGGAAAAGTGAAATTGGCTTTTCTCAATCATGAGAAACAGTTTCTATGGAAAAACCACAACTGCAAAGGTGTATGAAACATTGCAATCACTAATTTGATAAGATTGAGTGCAAAAGGTCTGAAGGAAGACTTGCATGCATAGACTGTGGCATTTTCTCATGATTTTCATGTTGTTGCAAGTGTATTCCTGTTACCTTCTccacatatatgaaaaatataggCTTTGCTCTTTCAAGTTCAGTTGGTATAGAAAAATGGAATAATTGGTTTTCACCTCAAGGTTTTAAAAATGGTTTCAGAAACAAAGACAAATGCCAGTGTGGTTCTACAGAAAAATGCAAGCATATAGAACCTGTCTACTACTTCACATTCTAGTTTTCTCTGGATAGCATGGCTGCAGTAGGAAGCATCATGGGTGCACACGAACTTAAAGCACCTCAAAGAGAAACTGAAGCACAGAAGCCTCTAGATTAATTTCTATGTTAAAGGGGATACCGTTTTTGTATGCCTCAGATTCTATATATTTCACATCATTGGGGGGTGCCAGTAAAATCACACAATGAAAGGATCATAGTCCATGTCGCATGGGTACAGGTACGAAATGGGTACGAGCACGGAGatgcgggtacgggtacaacAATTGTAGAAAGTTTGGGTATGGTGGTACGGCAGAgtgtgtatataaatatatatattttgtacataataatccacaaaaaatctcaaaataaagataaatgagaggaatatatataatcttagtggaaaagaaatacaaaaggcaaaatcaaaattaagttaaaaaaatataatttcaaataCTTTAAAATGCAGCCATacccacgtacccgtgtcgctgTAGCCATGCACTGACATGGGTACGTGGGCAAATCTCACGTACCTGTGTCAGATAGGTAAGCAACACCTGCAACCACACACTCAGGTTGTGACCAGCTAAAACTActatctttcaaaaattaaCCACAACCAAATTAATGCTAACCAAGGACTGCCCCAGTTTAAAGGGGATTAAACCAAGATGAAATTTGGCTTAGCAGCAAAAGGTTCAAATGCATATTGCATATTGCACATTGCAACCCAGCAAACATTTTAGCTGAATAAACTATGAAAGAATAGATAGACATACCTTTAGAATACAAAGACGATAACTTGCAAGGGTAGATTCACGCCTGCCAGTCAAGTAGGAGACTGCTTTTCATACTTCTGCTGCAATCTAAGACCTGCCACAAATATATTCAAATGTTCAGAGTAAAGACTTATCCTAAAGCAGCAGTAAAAAGCTagtaaacacaaaaaaaaactgctgCAGTTGCTACCTCAATAAACTGAAAGCATCCCAGTACCCTGTTCAAACTGTTGTTTGGTCTGAACCAGTAGCACCATGAGTAAACTGCTGAGAATGTTCAGTTATCAAAGTATGTGTCTGTGCTGATGGAATAGGAGCAGATATACCTGAAATCTCAAAGGTGGAGGAATCATGTGCTTAGACCACACCATGAGTTGACAGCAAAACTAGTATAGAATATTTTTCCCAGAGGAACATGTTATTTGAAATGTTAGTCATATACCTGGAAGAAATGGTGACGGAGTCGCCAAATTGACGTTTGGGCTACCCAACTGAACAATTGGATGGCCAGCGATTGCATATCCCTGAACTACATGAGGATAACCATTGGCACTAGAGAGCTGCTGACCAGATTGGCTGATTAGATAAAAAGGTGCATTGACTGTGCCAGGTGTCCTGTACATCTGAACGTAAGGAAGACCCATATAAGGGCTGTAAACATTCTGCAAATAGATCATGAGAAAATTACTTGTTAATGGAAGTGAACAAACCACAATGCTCAACTACATGTTCAAACAAATAACGGTTTGTTAACTTTTAATCTAGAGGCTTCAACCTGCGCATAAACATATTCAGGTCCATATGTCATGTACCTGCAGAGAAATCCAGCTACATGCTTTGAGACTACTTATCTAGCAACATCTACATGTAAGATTGAGAAGTCTCTTCAAACacaaaagaggaaagaaaaaacccACCCATATGAAGGAAAAGCATATCCTTGTTGATATCCATAAGAAACTGGTTGGTGACCTGTCGTGCTACCCAAGAAAGCACCCTCAGCATCTTGGACACTCCTAAAATAAGGACTCCCTGACTGCAAACGTCCTATGAGAGGGCAAACACGGGCACCCTTACGTTATATAGGTTTCCTGATATTATATTAAGTAAAAAGATAATAATATCAATAGAAAATCACAGATAAATTTGTATGGATATTAATAGATACGATATTGCAAAACATTCCTACCAATAATAAAATATGAGAATATCAATATGGTGAATAACATTCTTGGGGCTCCATAAATCTAAGAAGATAATAAagaaataacacaaacataaactAACTTGGTGTCTTGATAATGGAATtgagggaaaggaaaaagaaaaatccattcatatccaaataaaGTGTCTAGATACAGCAGCTCGGGGAGTAGTCCGGGTGTTAACGAGCTCATCAAACCTGTTAGCTCTCAATTTTATACTACCACGGGATGCACTCCACCAGCTACCCCATAGATAATATTCTTACAGGCATTTATGAACATGTGTGAGAAGAGTATCCCGAGCATTCATATGGGAAACCTTACATTGCAACGCTTTAGATATAAAAAGGAACATAATTCATGAAAATTAGTCGAGTGTCAAAACTTCCTGCAATAAGAGCAACATATAATTGTATGACTCAACCAAGTGTCATCAGAAGTTAATGTTGATCCGACCATATTGTGAGATACCAGGAGGAGATGCCAGTTTATCATCAACATTGGCAAATTGCAAGGAAGATAAGAGAAAAGATGATGACAATCTGAGTTGAGAATGTGATGAAAACGCcaaaatttccaattttacagTGTTagcaaggaaagaagaaaataaattgaatagcaaaagaaaaaaaacggaAGAACACCATCATCTACGCGGAAACTCCTACTCACCAGAGAGTGTAGAGGGTCGGAGACGGCCGAGCGACGCCAGGTTACAATTCGCTCTCCTCCCATCAATAACAGGATTTGGTTCAACGCATGCGTTTCTTGCTGATTCACGATCGCCAAATGTCACCTAAGCCATCAACaagggagaaaagaagaagaaaagaggaagcgCGGAACAGAATAAGAGGAACCCAGATCAGAAACCAAACAAGCGAAGAATTTATCCAACCCAACcgacaaagaaacaaaacagaCAGCAAAGCAAGACGGAAGGAACTCACAAAACCGTAGCCCTTAGAGCGGCCGGTGTTCTTATCGGTGATCACGACGGCTTCGAGAATCTCGCCGTACTGCTCGAAATGACGGCGCAACGTCCCGTTCTGCGTCTCCCACGCCAACCCTCCGACAAACACCTTAGTGTAGGTGGTATCACCAAATTGGGAACTCACGAATTGGGGAGGGCAGATCGAGCCGGAAACTGGTCCAGGCAGTTGATGATGATCAGCCATTGTAAGAGATCGTTCAGGATCGAAGAGCCAACGAGAATTGACTCAATAAACAGGTATTAAGGGACAAGTGCCGGAGGCATAATCGTCATCTATATAAATAAAGGCGGAAAAAAGAGGAGGATCTGGCTGCCTGGAAATGGCTGGATTCTAACATGGGTTGCAGCAAGTCATCATGGGGAGCAGTTTTAGGAATCTTTTGGGCGTAAACAAATTTTTAAGCATTTGGGTGGACTTAATTCGATTGAGAGAGAAGaaagtaaaatattaaaaacgtTGGCAAACCAAGGAGAAGTTAGCGACGGTGGTGGTGGCAGTGGTGGAAGAAGTGGGGTCTAGCAATCCGTGGCGGCCCGACCCAGCCCACCTCACTCACAAAGAGGGACAGCGAggatgaaagaaggaaaaagtccTCCAGCCATGGTAAGCATTTAGATTCgttgttccttttttccctttctcctGATTTTCTTTTGCTCGTATTTAATCTTGCTGCTTCTTGACCCCGAGAGTTAAGAACTTCGACAAAATTCCGCGAACATCTCACGCGGAGAGATTGTGGTAGCCCTGACAGAACATtggtcttctccctctctcgcaCACAACCATTTGCCCTTTTGAGTTAGACAGAACATTAATTGCTTGATGCAGGAGGACAAATCTCAGCCTTATCCGtaattctttctctctctctctctctctctctctctctctctctcatgtgttcTACTACACCGAAATTATAACCAAACAAAAGTATTTTGTATCATATAATCAGCACCTAACCTTCCAATCATTCGATGCAagtcttttattttatttattttttaagaattcATAAAAATCAGCCATACCGCTTATCAGTCAACCATCCGTGAACAAATCAAATATGGTGGCCGCATCGTTTTCGCACACATTTTTTCATGCAACCAAAAACCATGTTGAGATTTATTTTGGGCAGTTTCTTCCGCATCAATCGCCAACCATCCTCAACTTCTGATTTGTTAGACACTTAGGTATAATATCTTCAACTAAACTAAATATTTACTTTTAAGATCAGCCAAGCTGTCCCACTCTGGATTGGTGTTGCATCCTCTTGGAGCTGGGTGGTGTATCTGCTAAGAGAATTGGAACCCTTCTACCTCTTTCAGCTTTGTTATTTTGTCCTTCTTATATCGAGAAATTGGACATATCTGCAGTCACAATCAGGGAAAGTCTTTTGCTGGGTGTTATGGATAAGGAAAAGTAAGGGTTCGTTAAAGTTTGAcgaagtcatttgcttaacgagtcgagatcgagttcatgagtcgagtcgttcaaataatcgagcttgacttggctcGAAAATGATGGGTAGCGATTTTTTAATATCCGActcgtttttttaattaaaaacttatattgacgttaattaattatgtaagtttttataaaagctcattcaagtttgtggagtcttaatcgagtcgagctcgatttaTGGCAAAGTAATAGTCCacatattcaaatgagtttgtcgagccttaatcgagtcaagctcgaactcgacacATAAttaccgagtcgagctcgacgcttcattagtcgagccgagcttgagctagctgaactcgggctcgactcagcttCTGTTCACCCTTAAGGAAAAGATTTGAGGTGCAACATTTACGGCAGAAATCTACACAACAGCCACGCATCCAACgcaggaaaaaaattcttgaaatgttttacctttcctaaaatccccccccccccacaaaacatttgatttttttccaaaaaaaaaaaaaaaagtcaatcaTTGTACGCTTGAAAGAGTTGATCCCTTTTTTCACCCAATCAAACATTTGTTCAATATGAAAATTCCATAATTTATTACTTAGGAAAGGGTcgtctccttttctttccatatGCATAGAAATCTCTACTGATGTTTGTTAAGGCCATAGCTGCAGCACCTTTAGCAGCTTCTCCCCATAATCTACCCATGGTCATATTGAGGGCAAACACAATCCATTGCATGCCATTGACATGGTCGGaaaagttttatttaaaattgcaAGATTTGTCAACAAATAAACTTGCCTTATCTTGTAAATCAGATCAGTAAAACAACTAGAACGGTACAATGTAGATATCAATTGCAAGAGATGAGGACCTCTCCTctcataaaaaatgtgaaaagagAGTATGAAAATATTGTTTGTGGATATAAGCTTGTATAAATGGAACCATGTTAAGTTCACAGTTTCACCTTTATGTCCCTATTGATATGATTACTTTGGCATGATATTAGAATACCGCTGGCTAACATTTGCGACAGCTAGAAATAATCCCCTTCATTAATGTTGTAGTGACAACCACTTGCTTCCTTTCTCTTGTCAACAGTGCAAGCAGCAACAAATCAGAGCAGCAATACTACAAATCAAAGCAGGAATACCACAAATGGCATATGTTCTTATTTATGCTACTCCCACCAATTTGCATATCTGTAAAGCGTTAATTACTTACTGTGGGAATTACAATTCATACcttaatttattgaaaattttgaacctaATGGTTTGTTGATGGGAAAAAACATATCCAAATGCATTTCTTCCAGTCCAAGCTAGAAAGGAAACACTACTGATCCAGCCTATAAGGAATGGATCTAATTAAAAGTTATATTCATAGTAAAATTGTGGGAATGAATGCATATTTTACCATTTGACATGCTCTAGAAATAATGTACGTTCCTACTTCTTGTGGAAAATATAATAGCTGAAATCTCAggcacaaaaaaattattttcgaaaaaaaattgCCCATCAACTTGCAGCGGCCTCCAAACCTATCAACAACGAAGATTTGGTTGTCCAAATTCTCAATGATCTACCTATAGCTGAACGAAACTACCTTGTCCATTTGACCAGACCCTATCAATCTTGATGAACTAATGGGGATGTTGTTCATTCATGAAGCCAAGCTTCAAGATAGTCAACTTAGTATTTCTGATGTTCCTACTGCAAATCTCACATTCAAGCAGTCCACTAGCACAAGCTGAAAAGGGTGACCAAACAAGTTTAACACAGGGAAAGGGTGAAATCAAGGAAATAGTCAGCCCCATCATCAAACCTCTTTAGATGGTCCAAGCATTTGTTTGCTTATGGAAACATGCAATGCTAGGTTGTTGTTCAACGTAGCACTACATGACTGACTTGTAGAAAGGAAGGACATGGAGCGATCAAGTGCACCACTCATACCTTTCTAAAGGAATCAACTGCTAACGACCCCCATAATAATGAGATCAATTGTCTCACATCAATGGCAGTGGTCAGCATTGAATTCTTGGCACAATTCACCATGCCATGCTAGATTTAACAACTTGAAATCTCAAACCAATTGTCAAGGTGGTCAAGTGAAGGCAAGCAAGGAACAAGTTTGCACATAAACTATGCAGGTAAATCTATTTTTCATTCTAGTTCAAGACTAATTATGTCTGATATCCTGCATGTTGCTAAGATTAGGGAAAACCTTTTAAGATCATAAGTTTACTCATGAAACTTATGTTTATCTTATTCTTCATCCTAATCATTGTTTTACAAAGGTCTGCAATATAGGGAGATACATCTGCAGGACGTCATTGAAAATGATCTTTATTCATGTCAATAAAGTGGATGCTCCTCTTGTCATATTAGTCAACAGGTTTCAATATAGTAGTAGCACATGAAGATGGGCATCCAGCACTTGAAGTGGTTAA from Nymphaea colorata isolate Beijing-Zhang1983 chromosome 6, ASM883128v2, whole genome shotgun sequence includes these protein-coding regions:
- the LOC116256808 gene encoding uncharacterized protein LOC116256808, with the translated sequence MADHHQLPGPVSGSICPPQFVSSQFGDTTYTKVFVGGLAWETQNGTLRRHFEQYGEILEAVVITDKNTGRSKGYGFVTFGDRESARNACVEPNPVIDGRRANCNLASLGRLRPSTLSGRLQSGSPYFRSVQDAEGAFLGSTTGHQPVSYGYQQGYAFPSYGYMTYGPEYVYAQNVYSPYMGLPYVQMYRTPGTVNAPFYLISQSGQQLSSANGYPHVVQGYAIAGHPIVQLGSPNVNLATPSPFLPGISAPIPSAQTHTLITEHSQQFTHGATGSDQTTV